The Phaeodactylum tricornutum CCAP 1055/1 chromosome 2, whole genome shotgun sequence DNA window gagtgagcGAAAGGTCCAGCGATGCACCTGATGATTGGGAAAGAGCCATGTCGCCCGTCCACACCTTGTTTAACAAATCAGACCTGTTTAAGAATAGAAGTGCACGAGTGCTGATAGTTCCTGCTGCAGCAGTGACTAGCGGTAAAAAGCTTTGCTCAGAGTCAAGCAAGTAGTCACTCCAATCCACCGAAAAAACATGTTCTTATGTCTCCAATACGCTAGGCATGGGTCGACACAGCGCAAAGTCTCGCTTCCGATCAGATGTGGGACTTGTATGAAATTTTAGAAACACCTGACAAACTCGGATATAGCTGTCGGTTTTTTtgtcgaagatgaagaagaccCGGCAATCCTCGCTTTCACTTTAACAGTCAGTAACAGTAATTCGTCCGCGAAATTCTGTTTGTGAGAACTCTGTGTGTCCCATTTTCTTCGACCTCGTCCAAAAACCTGTCTGTACGTCAGTCAGCGACGTAGAAACACTGTGctccttacagttaattatCGACAACTAGGGATTTTGAACTATGCGAATGAACTGGTGGACGGGAAAATAAAAAAGGAGCAAAATGCCTACCGTGTTCGGGTATGAGATACAGTTTAAAATGCATCATCTGCAGAACATTGTCTCAGGGGAAAGCTTGGCGCGTTTGCAGAACGAATCCGCGTCCTAAATTGTGCAGGTGCTCTCCAACGTCCTAGTGGCTCAGACTGTCGAGCCAAGgctcaaaagaagaaacatgCTTTGAAGGGTCGTTTAGTTGTTTGTAGCTTGGATTTGGCAAGAAAAGTGAAGGCCTTAAAGTGGTAGAAGACGAAACAGCAATGGTTGCCCCCGTACAGAAAAATCGACAAAGAGACAGACATGTTCACTGTAGCTAGCCAACCGACCATCGAGATGCATGGCCAATTATCAACACGTGTCAATTGGGATGCTACTTTCTCAGCTTACATACCTAAAGCAAGAATGCCGGTGGCCATTGCGATTCCGGCTCCGATAAGTGTATTGAAAAAGTTAATCACCTCGTTTGTGATCCAACCAAACCCTTCCTTACCCTGAAGGGTCGCTCCAAGCAAACTCTCTACGTTAGTTGCGATAAAAGCCGCAACGGTTGAAATAGCAACTGAGCGGCCGTCAATTAAACCTATTCCGTATCCGTATAGGGACAGCATAAAGCCACCGAGTGCAGCTGCTGCAGTACCCTCTGCTGAGACAGCCCCTTCAGTTCCAGGTTCTACTCGAGCCATCGTTGTAATCAAGAACGTCGTCTTCCCATAcgcttttccaatttccgATGCGAAGGTATCAGCGAGCTTTGTTGCAATCGAAGCCACGTATCCAAGCACGAACACTTTCGAGCTGATTCCAAGAAAAAAATCGCCTTGGACGGAGCATATGGCGCAGGTAAGACCTGTGGCAGCGGATCCCCTTTGGCGCAAGGAAGCGTTAGATACGTGCTTTTTGTGATAAACCCATCTGCTTCCGTTTCGCAACATACCATACATTTTCAGGCCCGCGGCGCCCGCCACGTCCTTCAGCTAATCCTCGCTTGGACTTTTCGGCAAATTTTACTTTTGTCACTAAATTTCCCAAAAGCAAGTAGAGCACACAGTAAGTCCAGCCCCTCCAACCTAATGTCGTCCATAGAAGGGTGCCGAGAGCCATAGCGTGAGCGAATCCTGTAGGAGTCAACATAGTAAACAGTTTACTCTTCGCAGCGGAGAACAAAACGGCATTCACAcccaaagccaaggaaaaTGGCACATTTCCTTTATAGTCAAAAATCAACCGAGCCATTTCTGCAGGCGCTCCAGGAACAGCCAAATgcagctttttcaaaatgaaagattttgactgactgtggaTGCCATTGGGAAACCGCTGGTTTGAGTTATACTTTAATGTGTGCTCACGATGCTGTACACTGGAGTCGggtgattttgaaaaagccaCTCGGGTTGTTGGTAGAAAGGCGTTGGTTCCAAACAAGCACAATGCAACCGTTGCATGTTTCAGAAGCCCGGCAATGGACATTGCGTGCTATACTTCGATATCTTCTCTATTTTCGAAGGAAAAACGTCGGTATAGAAAAGTTATCTTCCGTCTCTAAAATACTGTGTGGATTGTTTGATTCGCGATGCGAGGCGTCACATTTCTTCCATGGTTTGTCCGCCAATCTACACAGCGTTTACTGATGAAAAGTACACCAAAATCCCCTCCCTTCTCTTACATTAGATTCCCGATTTGCTTGCTATCAGGGGTGACGACGTCCAGGCTGTGACGAAAGTGTAACAGTCAGCCGTGTCCAAGCTGCCTTTACGttacattacagttaattCATCGTTCCCGCATGCAACCCCAACACGAGCTAGCTGTCAGGAATTGTCTGAAAACCATTTTTGCATCGATGTATTTGGTGCAAATGCTTGCTCATATCAAGTTATTTC harbors:
- a CDS encoding predicted protein yields the protein MARLIFDYKGNVPFSLALGVNAVLFSAAKSKLFTMLTPTGFAHAMALGTLLWTTLGWRGWTYCVLYLLLGNLVTKVKFAEKSKRGLAEGRGGRRGPENVWGSAATGLTCAICSVQGDFFLGISSKVFVLGYVASIATKLADTFASEIGKAYGKTTFLITTMARVEPGTEGAVSAEGTAAAALGGFMLSLYGYGIGLIDGRSVAISTVAAFIATNVESLLGATLQGKEGFGWITNEVINFFNTLIGAGIAMATGILALGM